In the Natrinema sp. CBA1119 genome, TTCGGCATCGAACTGTCCATCCTCGAGTCGCTCGGGCTGAGCGCAGTGCTCATCCTCGGGCTGGTGCTCTGGGCGGTGTGGCCGCCCGACGGTGACGCCGAGGCCGACCCCTCAAGTTCGAACTGAGGCTCGCGCTGTTTCTTGCTCGGTTCTCCGTTTACTACGCATCGGGGAGTATCGGAGACGGTCATGATTCGGAAGACAGGACCAAGAGACACGACCGAATCGAGAATTACGAACCGCCCCGGGTGGCGACGATACACCCTCTCAGAACGCGTCGCGTTCCCGAAGCCGATCGACCACGTCTCGGACCCGCTGCGATGCTCCCCGCGGCGCGACGAGGATCCGATCGTCGAACGCGGCGACGATCAACTCATCAACCTCGAGCAGTGAGACGTGTGAATCGGGCGCGGCGACGACGTTGTCCGCCGCGTCGATCGAGCGGACGTCTCCCGCGACGGTATCGTTCGCCGCGTCGTTCGCGTCGCCGTCAGCGCCCGTCTCGAGCGCTCGTCCGACCGCGTCCCACGTCCCGAGGTCGTCCCACTCGACGGACAGCGGCGTCAGGAAGACGTCGGTCGCGCGCTCCATGATCGCGTAATCCACGCTGACCGACTCGACCGCGTCGAAGCCCCGCTCCGGCTCGCCGTCCTCGAGCGCGTCGACCAGCGGTGCGAGCGGCGAGTCGCGCGCTTCCCGCAGTAACGCACCGGGCGTCCAGGCGAAGATCCCGGCGTTCCAGTACGCGCCGGACTCGAGGAGCCCCTTTGCGCCCGTTCGGTCCGGCTTTTCGGTGAACCGCTCGACTGCGGCGTACGCGTCGCGCTCGCCGAAATCTCCCCGTTCGGGAACGATGTAGCCGTAGCCCGTCGCTGGCCGCGTCGGCTCGACGCCCAGCGTGACCAGCCCGTCCGTTTCGGCCGCGATTTCGGCCGCGCGCTCGAGCCGTGTGGCAAACGCCGCGTCGTCGGTGACGTGGTGGTCACTGGGGAGACAGACCAGGACTGGCTCCCGATCGAACCGCTCGCGGAGCCGCCAGGCGGCGTAGACCAGCGCCGGGCCGGTGTCCTTGCCGTCGGGTTCGACCAGCACGCCCGCTTCGGGTGCGTGCTCGTGGATATCGTCCGCAAAAGCGTCGCGGGTCAGGACGTAGCGTTCGTCGGCAAACGCAGTCCGAGCCATCGTCCCCGAGAGCAGCGAGCGCTCGCCATCGAACGCGAAGAACTGTTTCGGCCGGTCGCTTCGGCTCGCGGGGTAGAGTCGGCTGCCGATGCCGCCGGCGAGGACGCAGGCGACGATTGGCCGATCCATGTTACCAGGTCTCGATTCGTCCTTCGCGGACGTCCTCCGCACATCCCTCGCAGTCGGGGTGGCCCGCCTCGTAACAGGCCGGCCGGTACTCGTCGTCGAGCTTCGCCGCCCGCTGTTCGGCGTAGCGCCGACAGACGATCTTCGCCCGCCCCGCATCGTCCGACGGCAACTCGCGGGCGTTTTTCGCCACCTCGTAGGCCTCGCGGGCCTCCTCGAGTTGGCCGTCGGTCGATCTGCGAAGCTCCTCGAACTGTTCGCCCGCGCCCTGCAGCGTCGAGCGCAGGATCCGCTCGAGCCGACGCCGATCCGCCATTGGACACCCGTTCGACCGGCGGGCACATAGGCCCGTCGGCGACGGCGGCCGTCGGAGTCGGCGACGCGGAATCGATGACAACGACTTTGCCCGACTCTCCCGTCGAGTACGGACATGGATGTCCGCGACGCGCTCCGGGGGATCACCTGTCCGACGGTAACGCCCTTCGACGACGGATCGATCGACGAAACGGCCCTCACTGGTTTGCTCGAGCACCTGCAGTCGGGCGGCATCGACGCCGTCTTCCCCTGCGGGACGACCGGCGAATTTCCGAGTTTGACGGCCGGCGAGCAGCGTCGCGTCGTCGAGGCGACCGTCGAGCGCGCCGACGTCCCCGTCGTCGCGGGCGCCGCGGCGACGAGCGTCGACGACACGTTCGCGGCCATCGACCGCGCCGCCGACGCTGGGGCCGACGCCGCCGCCATCGTCGCGCCCTATTTCACCACCGCGAACGCGCCCGACGGGAATCGGCGGTTCTTCGAGGCCGTCCTCGAGGACGCGTCGCTCCCCGTTCTACTGTACAATATCCCGCAGTGTACGGGCCAGCGCATCGAGCCCGAGACCGTCGCCGCCGTCGCGGCCCACGAGCGAGCGATCGGAATCAAGGACTCGAGCGGCGACCTCGAGTACTTCCTGTCCGTGCTCGCGAAGACGCCC is a window encoding:
- a CDS encoding CbaC protein, with the protein product MRISKGALLVVIAVLVPVIVELRTALSWFGIELSILESLGLSAVLILGLVLWAVWPPDGDAEADPSSSN
- a CDS encoding mannose-1-phosphate guanylyltransferase, which gives rise to MDRPIVACVLAGGIGSRLYPASRSDRPKQFFAFDGERSLLSGTMARTAFADERYVLTRDAFADDIHEHAPEAGVLVEPDGKDTGPALVYAAWRLRERFDREPVLVCLPSDHHVTDDAAFATRLERAAEIAAETDGLVTLGVEPTRPATGYGYIVPERGDFGERDAYAAVERFTEKPDRTGAKGLLESGAYWNAGIFAWTPGALLREARDSPLAPLVDALEDGEPERGFDAVESVSVDYAIMERATDVFLTPLSVEWDDLGTWDAVGRALETGADGDANDAANDTVAGDVRSIDAADNVVAAPDSHVSLLEVDELIVAAFDDRILVAPRGASQRVRDVVDRLRERDAF
- a CDS encoding dihydrodipicolinate synthase family protein; protein product: MDVRDALRGITCPTVTPFDDGSIDETALTGLLEHLQSGGIDAVFPCGTTGEFPSLTAGEQRRVVEATVERADVPVVAGAAATSVDDTFAAIDRAADAGADAAAIVAPYFTTANAPDGNRRFFEAVLEDASLPVLLYNIPQCTGQRIEPETVAAVAAHERAIGIKDSSGDLEYFLSVLAKTPDEFLCLQGYDALLVPALRMGADGGINALSNVVPAVLREAFERAEDDRGRELQRDAISPLFEACTTHGFAPATKTALAERGVIPADEVRPPLVAVDDAGTEAISGALEAALAVGEQ